One Anastrepha obliqua isolate idAnaObli1 chromosome 6, idAnaObli1_1.0, whole genome shotgun sequence DNA window includes the following coding sequences:
- the LOC129250151 gene encoding uncharacterized protein LOC129250151, producing MLIESVTALTEKRVGSHAAIGTNAGRVGSLQRAKTEERRIIRQKKRETEIRECEELEMLANRNNARKFYQKVRRLTEGFKTGAFSYKNKDGDLVTDIQSSLKLWREHFSNFLKSDSCACHRECEDPDTPIDDDGIDVTLPDHDEMRIAITQLSNDKAAGADGLPSKLFKHGGEELATCMYKHLCKIWSDESMPTESNLSILCPIHKKGDPAIYANIKIHLDKSEFLKRETEFLGHIITPASVKKFPIPKSTKQIKELLGLTGFSTSKALTHLNITSS from the exons agccatgcTGCGATTGGGACGAACGCGGGACgcgtgggatcgctacagagagctaaaacggaggagagacgtattatccgacagaagaaacgagagaccgaaatacgtgagtgcgaggagcttgagatgctggccaataggaacaatgcCCGAaagttctaccagaaagttcggcggcttacagaaggttttaagaccggggcgttttcctataagaacaaagacggcgacctggtgactgacatccagagcagtcttaaattatggagggaacacttctcgaacttttTAAagagtgacagctgcgcatgtcacagagaatgtgaagatcctgataccccaatcgacgacgacggaattgacgttacgctacccgaccatgacgagatgagaatagcgataacacaGCTAAGCAACGATAAAGCCGCGGGAGCCGACGGACTGCCATCGAAGCTATTCAagcatggcggcgaggagctggcaACGTGCATGTATAAgcatctatgcaaaatatggtcggatgaaagcatgcctaccGAATCGAATTTAAGTATTCTCTGCCCGATTCACAAGAAGggggatcctgcaatct ACGCAAATATTAAGATCCATCTGGATAAGTCCGAATTTCTCAAGAGAGAAACGGAATTCCTTGGTCATATAATAACGCCAGCAAGTGTTAAAAAGTTCCCAATCCCTAAAAGCACAAAACAAATCAAGGAATTGCTAGGCCTTACTGGGTTTAGCACATCTAAAGCTTTAACACACTTAAACATTACTTCATCATGA